The following are from one region of the Dermacentor albipictus isolate Rhodes 1998 colony chromosome 5, USDA_Dalb.pri_finalv2, whole genome shotgun sequence genome:
- the LOC135909276 gene encoding pre-rRNA 2'-O-ribose RNA methyltransferase FTSJ3, whose amino-acid sequence MGKKTKTGKQRKDKFYHLAKETGFRSRAAFKLIQLNRKFDFLQRSRVLIDLCAAPGGWLQVAQKYMPVSSVIIGVDLVPIRPIPNVIAIQDDITTGSCRTKLKKELKTWKADIVLNDGAPNVGKSWDHDAYGQNVLTLHAVKLATEFLNKGGWFITKVFRSKDYQALMWVLKKLFKKISATKPQASRHESAEIFVVCQSYIAPDKIDPRFLDPAHLFSDVDTGEVAKLNPAHPEKQKPKAEGYPENDYTLYHTVPVMDFIKCENHLEVLGQCSEVVIDNDEVLAHPLTTQEIKECCKDIKVLGRGDIKNLLTWRKKLKAWLEEKGKKEGEETEEAGMEEVEEETDDEELQLLKHAEEVTAEQARELKKKKKKVLKQRNKLRERMNLQMVLKNDQAIVEEDLDLFKLKAIKNEKQLSNVDEVDVGTLDPVQPLEDDEEELDHRRKLVSYKKNVMNEDWYAEEGEENGEDDDSDDDEHEELVFESDAEEDANHDEEEDNVPEDDENPLLVDVAYGSLKNKRKEMGKLWFEKEAFADIDDEKELLELEMMSEGKEKSTATPSKASAGKQKVSKLEKKSQKVTFADAVEVDATDKSGTTSTGGSKKKKSTIKTSSEPPKKKQKRVKLDPEGLAIGTMMIRSQKAKRDIIDAGFNRYAFNDDNLPKWFVEEEQKHSKKMMPETAEMVAEYKAQLKAVNARPIKKVAEAKARKKLRAARKLEKARKRAETITEKLDMTDAEKAQQIRQIYKKVLGKKENDKVTYLVAKKATGRKVRRPPGVKGRFKVVDPRMKKDLRKKKAEMKKKR is encoded by the coding sequence ATGGGTAAGAAAACAAAGACAGGAAAGCAGCGCAAGGACAAGTTTTACCATTTGGCCAAAGAGACAGGCTTCCGGTCCAGAGCAGCGTTCAAGCTTATTCAACTAAACCGCAAGTTCGACTTCCTGCAGAGGTCCCGCGTGTTGATCGATCTGTGCGCAGCGCCTGGAGGATGGCTTCAAGTTGCTCAGAAGTATATGCCAGTGTCCAGCGTCATTATCGGTGTCGACCTGGTGCCAATAAGACCAATTCCGAACGTCATCGCCATCCAGGATGACATTACGACGGGTAGCTGCCGCACGAAGCTAAAGAAGGAACTGAAGACCTGGAAGGCCGACATCGTTCTCAACGACGGTGCGCCGAACGTAGGTAAGAGCTGGGACCACGACGCCTACGGCCAGAATGTCCTAACTCTGCACGCCGTCAAGCTGGCCACAGAGTTCCTCAACAAGGGAGGCTGGTTCATTACCAAGGTGTTCCGTTCCAAGGACTATCAGGCCTTGATGTGGGTGCTCAAGAAGCTCTTCAAGAAGATTTCTGCAACCAAGCCGCAGGCGTCGCGTCACGAATCTGCAGAGATATTCGTTGTGTGCCAGTCGTACATTGCACCCGACAAGATCGACCCGAGGTTCCTGGACCCGGCTCACCTTTTCAGCGATGTCGACACCGGAGAAGTAGCCAAGCTGAACCCGGCGCATCCCGAGAAGCAGAAGCCGAAAGCTGAGGGGTACCCCGAAAATGATTACACTCTATACCACACGGTGCCTGTGATGGACTTTATAAAGTGTGAAAACCACCTAGAAGTGTTGGGTCAGTGCAGTGAAGTGGTGATAGATAATGATGAGGTGCTGGCGCACCCACTCACAACACAAGAAATCAAGGAGTGTTGCAAGGACATCAAGGTTTTGGGCCGCGGAGACATAAAAAACTTGTTGACGTGGAGAAAGAAGCTGAAGGCATGGCTCGAagagaagggaaagaaagaaggtgAAGAAACTGAAGAAGCAGGAAtggaagaagtcgaagaagaaaCTGATGATGAGGAGCTTCAGCTGCTCAAACACGCGGAGGAAGTAACAGCTGAACAAGCCAGGgagttaaagaagaaaaagaagaaagtacTCAAACAGAGGAATAAGCTTAGAGAGCGCATGAACTTGCAAATGGTCCTGAAGAATGATCAAGCTATTGTGGAAGAAGATTTGGATCTATTCAAACTGAAGGCTATCAAGAATGAAAAACAGTTGTCAAATGTAGACGAAGTTGACGTTGGAACACTTGACCCTGTGCAACCACTTGAAGATGACGAAGAGGAATTGGATCATCGGAGAAAGCTTGTTTCTTACAAGAAGAATGTCATGAATGAAGATTGGTATGCTGAGGAGGGGGAAGAAAATGGTGAAGATGATGATTCTGATGATGACGAGCATGAGGAATTGGTGTTTGAGAGTGATGCTGAAGAAGATGCAAATCACGATGAAGAAGAAGATAACGTACCCGAGGATGATGAGAATCCCTTGCTTGTTGATGTGGCTTATGGTAGCCTTAAAAACAAGCGCAAGGAAATGGGAAAATTGTGGTTTGAAAAAGAAGCATTTGCAGACATTGATGACGAGAAGGAACTGCTAGAGTTGGAGATGATGTctgaaggaaaggaaaaaagtaCAGCAACACCTTCAAAGGCATCAGCGGGCAAGCAAAAAGTCAGTAAATTGGAAAAAAAATCCCAAAAAGTCACATTTGCAGATGCTGTAGAGGTAGACGCAACAGACAAAAGTGGGACCACTTCAACTGGTGGctcaaagaagaagaaaagcacaATAAAAACTAGCAGTGAGCcaccaaaaaagaaacaaaaaagagtaAAGCTGGATCCAGAGGGTTTGGCTATCGGCACAATGATGATTAGGTCCCAGAAAGCAAAACGTGACATCATAGATGCCGGGTTTAACAGGTATGCTTTCAACGATGACAATCTGCCAAAGTGGTTTGTGGAGGAAGAACAGAAGCATAGCAAAAAGATGATGCCAGAGACTGCTGAGATGGTTGCAGAGTACAAAGCACAATTGAAAGCTGTCAATGCACGACCCATCAAAAAAGTTGCAGAGGCTAAAGCTCGCAAGAAATTGCGTGCTGCCCGAAAGCTTGAGAAGGCTCGCAAGAGAGCTGAAACTATCACAGAGAAGCTAGACATGACAGATGCAGAAAAAGCACAGCAGATACGGCAGATTTACAAGAAGGTCCTTGGCAAGAAAGAGAATGACAAAGTGACGTACTTGGTAGCCAAGAAAGCAACAGGGCGCAAAGTGAGGCGGCCACCTGGAGTTAAGGGCCGGTTTAAAGTTGTTGATCCACGCATGAAAAAGGACTtgagaaagaaaaaggcagagATGAAGAAAAAGCGGTAG
- the LOC135909278 gene encoding mitochondrial potassium channel-like, whose protein sequence is MSPIKFLTISQRLCSPLLSLQNSPLLLTERCQHTHPLAAKVFSIFRVYEDVVGLTEVKAAQTKVLEAEQKFVTTQEQRREKQQRILQLQSQLKEIHAELDKTHRGEDRYLTLITQEHAVIKEERSLLEQFKNLEKAERDYFASLSLALRESHEKERAQGERTKYWSIIGSVCGAVIGIIGATVNNRIRLNQLRDLVERSSSQPEVQRLVYSLSDEFKRHRDQIVEFVSDIRELLGAAPIVAATDRAAVVPVMMTKAGNNVQADSDLELQMREVVVLVKQQQQLLERETKEIKALLAADRALEEAEGDVRRAAVYIGEDVRDIVADSQRQLEWKMKINSLAMVALVYGALAVTVPLLAAFFKGS, encoded by the exons ATGTCGCCGATCAAATTTCTCACTATTTCGCAACGGTTGTGCAGCCCTCTGTTGTCACTGCAAAACTCGCCGCTACTTTTGACCGAAAGGTGCCAACACACTCACCCTTTGGCGGCGAAAGTGTTCAGTATATTTCGTGTTTATGAAGATGTCGTCGGCCTCACCGAAGTAAAGGCAGCCCAAACCAAGGTGTTGGAG GCTGAACAAAAGTTCGTGACGACCCAAGAGCAACGGCGAGAGAAGCAGCAACGGATTTTACAACTTCAGAGCCAGCTGAAGGAAATCCACGCAGAACTTGACAAGACGCACCGGGGAGAGGATCGCTACCTTACCCTCATAACTCAG GAGCACGCCGTCATCAAGGAAGAACGTTCCTTGCTTGAGCAGTTCAAGAACTTGGAGAAAGCAGAGCGGGATTACTTCGCCTCTCTCTCCTTGGCACTTCGGGAGAGCCACGAGAAAGAGCGTGCCCAGGGGGAGCGCACCAAGTACTGGTCCATTATTGGTTCCGTGTGCGGTGCTGTCATAGGCATTATCGGGGCCACTGTCAACAACCGGATACGCCTAAACCAGCTAAGAGACCTTGTGGAACGTTCGTCCAGCCAACCGGAGGTACAACGCCTGGTCTACAGCCTCTCGGACGAGTTCAAACGGCACAGAGACCAGATCGTGGAGTTTGTGTCCGACATCCGAGAGCTCCTTGGTGCTGCACCAATAGTCGCCGCGACGGACCGTGCAGCTGTGGTACCAGTAATGATGACCAAAGCCGGAAATAATGTTCAGGCTGACTCGGACCTTGAGCTTCAGATGAGGGAAGTAGTAGTGCTGGTAAAGCAGCAACAGCAATTATTAGAGAGGgagacaaaagaaataaaagcactGCTAGCCGCCGACAGGGCTTTGGAAGAAGCTGAAGGAGATGTCAGGAGAGCAGCAGTGTACATTGGCGAAGACGTCAGAGACATTGTGGCTGACTCACAGCGGCAGTTGGAGTGGAAGATGAAGATAAACTCGCTTGCCATGGTAGCGCTAGTGTACGGCGCCCTTGCAGTGACTGTTCCACTTTTGGCGGCTTTTTTCAAAGGCTCTTGA